In the genome of Flavobacteriales bacterium, one region contains:
- a CDS encoding T9SS type A sorting domain-containing protein, whose product MNTHSPSVRLLFIVLLALNGSVPAFSQTSGSGAYNKLEEDNQPPPVLHTGVTYEAGTLPHVSSNWMMVTMQNTYTSAVVVATVVLPNGVHSSPAVTRVRNVGSNNFELRVQNPSGEQLVDYTVNYMVCEEGVYTIPDNGIRMEAVKVNSTETAGSGHWKLEERWYQNEYEHPVIIGQVMSENDPGWSVFWASSALKHNEPYEYGREFACGKHVGEDPVTSRNDETIGYMIFEESYGQIGNQAYYAKIGPEVVRGVEDESDGYIYPHPCMSAPGVALVSTVAMKGGNGGWPVVAGKLDPYTCAIRVSVDEDQVRDTERSHVNESVAYVVIGTSAPSKNDPLPDEAQPDPIVNVYPNPSGGSLYVRADNITGHANISIQSVNGSLVAEREAEMTGGLNAQFDLGHVPDGIYMVRIVHKGGVEVRRVVLER is encoded by the coding sequence ATGAATACACATTCACCATCCGTACGCCTGCTTTTCATTGTTCTACTGGCGTTGAACGGCAGCGTACCCGCTTTCTCCCAAACATCGGGGTCCGGAGCTTACAACAAATTGGAAGAAGACAATCAACCGCCACCTGTCCTGCATACGGGTGTGACATATGAAGCAGGTACCCTGCCGCATGTGTCCAGCAACTGGATGATGGTAACGATGCAAAACACCTATACCTCTGCGGTGGTGGTCGCAACAGTGGTGTTGCCGAACGGCGTTCATAGCAGTCCGGCGGTAACACGTGTTAGAAATGTTGGCAGCAATAATTTCGAATTGCGCGTGCAGAATCCTTCCGGTGAGCAGCTGGTGGATTACACAGTGAATTACATGGTCTGCGAAGAAGGCGTGTACACCATACCCGACAATGGGATCCGTATGGAGGCCGTTAAGGTCAATTCCACCGAAACCGCCGGTTCGGGCCACTGGAAACTCGAAGAGCGGTGGTATCAGAATGAATACGAACATCCTGTGATAATTGGCCAGGTCATGTCCGAAAATGACCCGGGCTGGTCGGTGTTCTGGGCCAGTTCTGCGTTGAAGCACAATGAACCGTATGAATATGGCCGTGAGTTTGCCTGTGGCAAGCATGTGGGTGAAGATCCGGTGACCTCCCGCAACGACGAGACCATTGGATACATGATTTTTGAGGAAAGCTATGGACAGATAGGGAACCAGGCTTACTATGCGAAAATCGGTCCGGAGGTTGTCAGGGGTGTGGAAGATGAGTCCGACGGATATATCTACCCGCATCCCTGTATGTCTGCCCCGGGTGTTGCCCTTGTGAGCACGGTGGCCATGAAAGGCGGCAATGGCGGCTGGCCGGTTGTGGCAGGAAAGCTTGATCCATATACCTGTGCCATTCGTGTAAGTGTGGATGAAGACCAGGTACGCGACACAGAAAGATCCCATGTGAACGAAAGCGTTGCTTATGTGGTGATCGGAACGTCGGCCCCATCCAAGAATGATCCGTTACCGGATGAAGCACAACCGGATCCGATCGTGAACGTCTATCCCAATCCAAGTGGCGGCAGTTTGTATGTACGTGCCGATAATATCACAGGCCACGCGAACATCAGCATACAATCTGTCAATGGCAGCCTGGTGGCAGAACGGGAAGCTGAAATGACGGGTGGCCTGAACGCGCAATTCGACCTGGGTCATGTGCCTGATGGCATATACATGGTACGCATCGTGCATAAAGGTGGCGTAGAAGTGAGAAGGGTGGTACTGGAAAGATAA
- a CDS encoding polymer-forming cytoskeletal protein encodes MAKIVEVDNLHNKIGEGTTIEGEIKSSGNLRVDGSVVGSIHSKGKVVIGPTGSVEGEITCQNADVIGSIKGKVTVVELLLLKATAKVEGDIVTGKLGIEPGANLSGTCNMGKEKPQINLNGQSNGELRKDKKERESVPA; translated from the coding sequence ATGGCCAAAATCGTCGAAGTAGACAACCTTCATAACAAGATCGGAGAAGGAACAACCATCGAAGGAGAGATCAAATCTTCCGGTAACCTGAGGGTAGATGGTTCCGTGGTCGGCTCCATCCATTCCAAAGGCAAGGTCGTGATCGGCCCAACCGGAAGCGTGGAAGGAGAGATCACCTGCCAGAATGCCGATGTGATCGGCTCGATCAAAGGAAAAGTCACCGTTGTGGAGTTGCTGCTCCTCAAAGCCACCGCGAAAGTGGAAGGGGATATCGTTACCGGTAAACTCGGCATCGAACCGGGTGCCAACCTTTCCGGAACCTGCAACATGGGGAAAGAAAAGCCGCAAATCAACCTGAATGGACAAAGCAACGGAGAACTCCGAAAAGACAAAAAGGAAAGAGAATCCGTCCCCGCCTGA
- a CDS encoding AtpZ/AtpI family protein, translated as MALILLGVFGGYKIDRHFEHEQNWVTAITTLLATAFALYYLFKQLTQQR; from the coding sequence ATGGCCCTGATCCTGCTGGGCGTGTTCGGCGGCTACAAGATTGATCGCCACTTCGAACACGAACAGAACTGGGTGACCGCCATCACCACCCTGCTTGCCACTGCCTTTGCCCTTTACTACCTCTTCAAACAGCTGACACAACAACGTTGA